GGGATCAGGTTAAGAAAGCACTGGGAGCGCCAACACAGGTCGGTCGCAGTATTTCCGGCGGGGCGATCAACGAGCTCTGGATCTATGGTGAAGCCGGGAACCAGGGATTGATCATTCAACTCTCCCGCAAGCAGCGGGCAGACGAATTCAAAGTCATCCGCATTAAAAATGCCGCCGCGGCAGCCGGTGGAATAGTGCCCGAAACATCAACGATTGAGTAAGCGAATGCACACACTGTGCTGCAGTCTGCCATGCGCATATGTGATTGTGAAAATCCGTTGAGATTCCCGGCTTTCATTGAATCAACATTGTAAGAAACCGTTGCAGACACTATGGTTTAGCTGCTTTGAACCCGGGTCCGGGTTGTCTGAATGCTCCCCCTTTACAAGGACTGTAACTGGTGACCGAAACGGAATCGACGTCTCAAACAGAACTGCCATCCCTGTATCATGATTCCTCGTTCTGGGGGATGACGGTCACGCAGTTCTGGGGCGCCTTCAACGACAATCTCTATAAACAGTTGGTGTTGCTGTTCTGCGCGCAACAGGCGCTGCAAGGGGCGAAAGATCAGCAGGGGATCGCACTGGGAGTCTTCGCGCTCCCCTTCGTCTTCTTCTCAGGATTGGGTGGCTGGTACGCCGATCGACACACAAAACGGACGATTGTCATCGCCTGTAAGGTTGCTGAGATCATCATTGCGCTGCTGGCGATGGCGGCCTTCTTTACCGGTCAACTGTTGCCTCTGCTGGTCGTTCTCGGTCTGCTCAGTACCCAGAGTGCGATCTTCGGACCTGCCAAGTATGGGATCCTGCCGGAAATGCTCCGCAGCGATGATCTGCCTCAGGCTAACGGTGTGATTCAGATGACAACATTCGTCGCCATCATCTTCGGCATGGCTTCCGCGGGCTTCGTAAAGCAGGCCTTTCCCGATGCATTGTGGAAAACCAGTTATTTCTGTATCGCGATTGCCGTGATCGGCACGATCTCTGCCTTCTGGGTTCGCCGCACGCCGGTGGCGCATCCGGGGCTCCCCTTTCGCTGGTCGACACTGGGCATTAACCCCGAGACGCGAACTCTGCTATTGCAGGATCGTCGCCTGTTGTCTGTACTGCTGATTTCATCGGTCTTCTGGTTTGTGGGAGGCATCGTGCAACCCCTGGTGAATATCTTCGGGATTGGACAACTGCACTTAAGTGAAAGTCGTACCAGTCTGATGGCGGCCTGTATGGGAGTTGGGATTTCGCTGGGATGTGTCGCCGCGGGACGTGTTTCGCATAAACGGGTGAATTTCAAACTGGTCACTGTCGGCGCCTGGGGGCTGGTCCTCTGCCTGGCGCTCATGTCGGGGATCGGCTGGTGGGGGCCTGGAGACGGACTGGAAACCGTCAAACAAACTGATGCTTCGCTCTGGGAAGCCTTCATTCCCCTCAACGCCGCCGAGTGGATGTCGCGGACGGTATTGACCCTCGTCGGTTTCTTCGCCGGTCTGTTCATTGTCCCGCTCCAGGTGGAACTGCAGACCCGGCCCCCCAAATCGCAGAAGGGCCGCATGATCGGTACAATGAATCTGATCAACTGGGTGGGCATCGTACTCTCCGCGGTCTTCTTCGGTCTCTTTACCATGGTCTGTAACAAGCTGAACTGGCCTATGAGCCATGTCTTCCTCGTGCTGGCATTGGTAATCCTGCCTGTTGCGCTGTTTTATCATCCCCGCGATGAAGCTTTATCGCACGATGCCCCTGGAACCTGATAACTTTTGCTTGACCAGCGTCGATCAGCGCCCACAATTGAATGAGACGCGCCATCCTTGCAGCCGATCCTTCAGGACAGAACACCCATGACCAGGCAATTTGATTTTAATCCGGCCAAAGTCCATACGATTCTCAACGAGACCTGGCGGCACCTGAACTATGCGGTCGAAACGGAAACGCATCCCTGGCGGCTGGGCACTCTGGCTACGATTTCAGACAATCGTCCCCGCGTACGTACCGTGGTTCTGAGAGCCGTGGAAATCGAGCAGCGGCAGGTGATCTGCTACACCGATCAGCGTTCAGACAAAGTCCAGGAGCTTAAGGAAAAACCCTGGATTGAGTGGGTGGCCTATGATCCGGTCACACGGGTGCAGATCCGTCTGCGCGGCCGGGCTGAAGTGCATACCCAAAATGATCAGGCTGCCCGGCACTGGGAGGCCAGCAGTCCCGAGCACCGTCGTGGTTATATCACAGTTTCAGCTCCGGGAACGCAGGCCGAAACCGCTTCGCCCAATCTGCCCGACTACCTGTTTGACCGACTGCCCAATGATGAAGAAGCACAACTGGGCTACGAAAATTTCGCGGTAATCGTCTGTCAGATTGAACACATCGACTGGCTGGAACTCCGCCGCAACGGCCATCTCGCCGCCCGGTTCCACTGGACCGACAAATGGGAAGGCCACTGGAAATATGCGTGACAGGATGCTTTAAAACGAAGAAAATCCCATCAACCTGATGGAAGGAGTCGGCGATGTCCAGACAGCTCTGGAGAGATCTGGCAGTGATGATGGGGATCTTCCTGCTGCTCATCGCACTGCTTGTCCCAGCCATACATCGTTCCCGCACGGCAGCCCGTATGTCGTCAGCGAAAAACAACCTGAAACAAATTGGGCTGGCACTGCACAATTACCATGACACTCATGGTTGCTTTCCTCCCGGCGGTGTGATTCGCGAAGACGGCACTGCCATACATGGCTGGATGACATTTGCCATGCCGTTCCTCGATGCAAGTCCCTATTACAATATGATCAATTTTGATTACCCTTGGGACAGTCCGGAGAATAACCGGGTCTTTGAGGTCAAATACCCTGTTTATCAGATTCCTGGCAGAGACATGGGGCTGACCAGCGGCGGATATGAGCTTACCTGTTATATGGGGAATCCAAATCTACTGTCGCGAAACAGTTCCGTGACACTTAGAGAAATCGACACAGGCAGTTCACATAACTGGCTTGCAGGGGAAGCCGCCGGAAACTTTCAGCCCTGGGGCTACCCGTTCAACTGGCGTCCTCTGGGAACAAAACTCTGTGATGGACCGGATAGTTTCGGCCAGCTTGCCTGGGACGGCGTGCATCTCCTGCTGGTGGATGGCAGCGTGCATTTTTTTTCTACTGAGACTGCTCCTGAAATATTGCAGGCACTCGCAGACGCACCACCGATCGCCACCCATGCTCAGACTGCGGTTCCTGAACGCACCTTTGTTATCGGCGATTATGAGTGGGAGCGAATCGACCTGCAGTCCGATCTACAGGGGGAAAATCAATATATCGTCAAAGTCTTGCGAAGACCTGCTGGCATGCCATTGAAAATGAGCGTCTGCTCTAAATACATCGTGAGGCCGGGAGACGAACCAGAGTATAAGGGAAAGGGGGCTGTGTTTCTGTTCCTGGCACACATTGGTCCGCAGACAGACATAGCCTCTACTCTCAAAGATACGACTCTCAAGGAAGAAATCACTCCCAAACAGTGGGCAGCAAACATGAAATTGTTAAAATCCATTCAACAACAACTGCCACAAACTGATGCACAATAAATACTATTAACGTAAAGTGAGTTGAGGAGTCTGAAGATGCAGCGTTGGATTTCGGTAATCGTTGTTTTGCTATTAATCGTGCTGGTGATCGGCCTGACGATGCCCGCGGTGGAGCAGACCAGGCAAGAGGCGCGCAGGTCTCATTCGAAATATAACCTGAAGCAGATTGGCCTGGCGGTGCACAATTATCATGACGCACACAAGTGCCTGCCCCCCGGTGGTGTCATTCGAGAGGACGACGTCGCACTGCACGGCTGGATTACGATGCTTCTGCCTTACTTTGATCAGAATGACGATTACTTAAGAATCAACTATCAGGTTCCCTGGGATCAGGATAGAAACAGAGCTGTTTTGGAACAATCTCGATCCCTGTTTCTGATTCCCGGAAACTTTTCGCGGTTCACGAGTCAGGGGTACGGCCTGACCAACTACCTGGGAAATCCCAATCTGCTGTATCGCAACAGCAATGTCACCTTCGAGCAGATGTCGAATGGTACCTCGCATACCTGGCTGGCGGGAGAAGTGGCCGGCAACTTCCAGCCCTGGGGTTATCCTTTCAACTGGCGACCGCTGGGGACGAAACTCTGTGACGGACCGAATAGCTTCGGCCATCCCCCCTGGCAGGGCGGACATCTGTTGTTTGCCGATGGGAGTGTTACGTTCTTTTCAGAGA
This is a stretch of genomic DNA from Gimesia sp.. It encodes these proteins:
- a CDS encoding MFS transporter, translating into MTETESTSQTELPSLYHDSSFWGMTVTQFWGAFNDNLYKQLVLLFCAQQALQGAKDQQGIALGVFALPFVFFSGLGGWYADRHTKRTIVIACKVAEIIIALLAMAAFFTGQLLPLLVVLGLLSTQSAIFGPAKYGILPEMLRSDDLPQANGVIQMTTFVAIIFGMASAGFVKQAFPDALWKTSYFCIAIAVIGTISAFWVRRTPVAHPGLPFRWSTLGINPETRTLLLQDRRLLSVLLISSVFWFVGGIVQPLVNIFGIGQLHLSESRTSLMAACMGVGISLGCVAAGRVSHKRVNFKLVTVGAWGLVLCLALMSGIGWWGPGDGLETVKQTDASLWEAFIPLNAAEWMSRTVLTLVGFFAGLFIVPLQVELQTRPPKSQKGRMIGTMNLINWVGIVLSAVFFGLFTMVCNKLNWPMSHVFLVLALVILPVALFYHPRDEALSHDAPGT
- a CDS encoding pyridoxamine 5'-phosphate oxidase family protein; protein product: MTRQFDFNPAKVHTILNETWRHLNYAVETETHPWRLGTLATISDNRPRVRTVVLRAVEIEQRQVICYTDQRSDKVQELKEKPWIEWVAYDPVTRVQIRLRGRAEVHTQNDQAARHWEASSPEHRRGYITVSAPGTQAETASPNLPDYLFDRLPNDEEAQLGYENFAVIVCQIEHIDWLELRRNGHLAARFHWTDKWEGHWKYA
- a CDS encoding DUF1559 domain-containing protein gives rise to the protein MSRQLWRDLAVMMGIFLLLIALLVPAIHRSRTAARMSSAKNNLKQIGLALHNYHDTHGCFPPGGVIREDGTAIHGWMTFAMPFLDASPYYNMINFDYPWDSPENNRVFEVKYPVYQIPGRDMGLTSGGYELTCYMGNPNLLSRNSSVTLREIDTGSSHNWLAGEAAGNFQPWGYPFNWRPLGTKLCDGPDSFGQLAWDGVHLLLVDGSVHFFSTETAPEILQALADAPPIATHAQTAVPERTFVIGDYEWERIDLQSDLQGENQYIVKVLRRPAGMPLKMSVCSKYIVRPGDEPEYKGKGAVFLFLAHIGPQTDIASTLKDTTLKEEITPKQWAANMKLLKSIQQQLPQTDAQ
- a CDS encoding DUF1559 domain-containing protein, whose product is MQRWISVIVVLLLIVLVIGLTMPAVEQTRQEARRSHSKYNLKQIGLAVHNYHDAHKCLPPGGVIREDDVALHGWITMLLPYFDQNDDYLRINYQVPWDQDRNRAVLEQSRSLFLIPGNFSRFTSQGYGLTNYLGNPNLLYRNSNVTFEQMSNGTSHTWLAGEVAGNFQPWGYPFNWRPLGTKLCDGPNSFGHPPWQGGHLLFADGSVTFFSENTSDVILEKFAAAPPVSTAEQTQVPDKTFQTGDFSWNNQSLQSDPQAEQLYYVHVLRGQNDQPLRIEVYSEINLEQVPDLPKLRGPDFLFLVDKNTDIAEALQATSLPKSSSPEQLQHNAELLKNLQERLPE